Part of the Halodesulfurarchaeum formicicum genome is shown below.
CCGGCCGGCCTCGTCGCTGGCGCGTTGCTCGGAGCCGCCGCGTACGTCGGGGTCGAATCGCCCTCCCCACAGCGGAACGCTGTCGCCGGCGGGTTCGTCGCGTTCGCTCTGGGATTTCTCCTTGCCTTGCTCATTCTTGCCGGGGTCTTCCGCGTCGGCGTCACGACCGCGCTGGGGGTCGCAATCGTCCTCGGCCTCGCCGTCGCGCTGGTGGACGTTCGCCGCCGACGAACTGGCTGAGTGGGGCGTACGTATTTCGGGCCGCGCTTCGAAATCGCTCTATGCAAACTGATTCGGGACTCGCGGGATTCGCTCGCAATCGACCCGGTCTCGCGCTCGGCCTCGCGATTCTCGCCGTCGAACTCGTCGGCGCGTCCGGGGCGATTTTCACCGCCCAGGGGCTCGGCGAGTGGTACAGCAGCCTCGTCCGCCCGGCTATCGCCCCGCCGAACTGGGTTTTCGGCCCGGTCTGGACGGCTCTCTTCGCGCTCATGGGCGTCGCCGTCTGGCTCGTGTGGCGGCAGGCCCCGACCGATCCGGACGGCGCGAAACTCGCGATCGGTGTGTTCGTCGTCCACTTCCTCTTCAACCTTGGCTGGTCGGCGGTCTTCTTCGGACAGCAAGCCCTCGGAGCCGGGTTGCTCGTCATCCTGGCTCTCTGGATGCTCATCGTGACGACTATCCTTGTCTTCGACCGGGTCGACCGGCGCGCTGCTCTCCTCCTGGTCCCCTACCTGCTCTGGGTCTCCTTCGCCACGTATCTCAACTACCAGTTCTGGGTGCTGAACTAGCCCTACTCTTTCAGGCGAGTGGCAGTTCGACGGTGAATACCGCTCCTCGTGGTTCGTTGTCCTCGACCTGAACCGAGCCTCCGTAGCGGTCGATCAACGTCTCGACGAGATACAACCCCAGTCCGGTCCCCTCGCTATCCAGCCCCTGGACTCCCTCCTCGAAGATTTCCGCTTTCTGTTCGTCCGGAACGCCTGGGCCGTTGTCGGCGATGGAAACGGCCACTGTCTCTTTACCAGCTGTCGTGGTCACGGTGACTTCGGGGAGCTCCTGATCGTTGTGGATGACCGCGTTCTGGAGCAGGTTCCGGAACACCGATTCGAGCAGATCGTCCACCAGTACGGAGACCTCCGGAATCGAGCCCTCGACCTGAATCGCGGCGTGTTCGTGGTTCGAGCGGGCCGAGTCGATCGCCCCCTCCAGGAC
Proteins encoded:
- a CDS encoding TspO/MBR family protein, which gives rise to MQTDSGLAGFARNRPGLALGLAILAVELVGASGAIFTAQGLGEWYSSLVRPAIAPPNWVFGPVWTALFALMGVAVWLVWRQAPTDPDGAKLAIGVFVVHFLFNLGWSAVFFGQQALGAGLLVILALWMLIVTTILVFDRVDRRAALLLVPYLLWVSFATYLNYQFWVLN